One part of the Mya arenaria isolate MELC-2E11 chromosome 3, ASM2691426v1 genome encodes these proteins:
- the LOC128226452 gene encoding NF-kappa-B inhibitor alpha-like: MGYPALKTWNYFMADSDGDTLLHIAIILCRSNIALLLIACAPTRGWLSQQNTSFQSPLHLAVLTDQPEMVYALFCAGADLLVQDANGNTPLHVAVRDGQIQMTGLILQGPHSIRNCRIRNYEGLTCVHLAANGRHVALVQLLVVRGADVNACEGKTGRTALHNACVSGDVAMVRALIRVKTCNLNARAYDGLTPFDLARAWGHEEVCTVLAAQGAMTAEDDSDF; encoded by the coding sequence ATGGGATATCCTGCCCTAAAAACCTGGAATTACTTCATGGCGGACAGTGATGGGGATACATTGCTACACATCGCCATTATTCTGTGCAGATCTAACATTGCACTGCTGCTCATAGCATGCGCGCCTACCAGGGGGTGGCTTTCACAGCAAAACACTTCTTTCCAGTCACCGCTTCACCTGGCGGTCTTAACAGACCAGCCAGAAATGGTGTACGCACTATTTTGCGCAGGTGCAGATTTGTTGGTCCAGGATGCAAACGGAAACACTCCACTTCATGTAGCTGTTCGTGACGGCCAGATTCAAATGACCGGTCTCATATTACAAGGACCACATAGTATACGTAATTGCAGAATACGTAACTACGAAGGTCTGACGTGCGTTCATCTGGCCGCCAACGGCAGACACGTTGCTCTCGTTCAGCTGCTTGTTGTACGGGGCGCAGACGTCAATGCTTGTGAAGGGAAAACCGGAAGGACTGCACTTCATAACGCGTGTGTCAGTGGGGATGTTGCCATGGTCAGGGCGCTTATACGCGTTAAAACGTGTAACTTAAACGCCCGCGCCTACGACGGATTGACCCCGTTTGACCTTGCCCGGGCTTGGGGGCATGAAGAAGTTTGCACGGTGCTGGCGGCACAAGGTGCTATGACAGCAGAAGATGACAGTGATTTTTAA
- the LOC128226451 gene encoding uncharacterized protein LOC128226451, whose translation MYVQACVWIVAQVLYLNVISGFSHGKHSDVKTILVFGGNGMLGASTVERLIQENHTLVLVNRGNWYWDTGKSVRPHVRHLQCDRMQSLQRCAGLQHFIWSLDSPPMFDAVIDFSAYHAFEISEALNMMNGKIKRYIYISSDSVYEVCNKSHSGFTREDDAVRPEAKVDRERYSANDDYGNRKLECEEVLRSQADSGGIPYVALRLPDVVGTRDNTYRWWIYQLWVRLARYLDTPLSVPRRHWNQPMSLVYAADVAQTIIDVISWGEKVDNQVFNLAMDETPTLVNFLHHLMDALDMEKMKIEEDDREDAFHLYPSVRLGPVDTNKAKKLLNWQPTSWKDVVDLTVKFYEDAIKRPDFERARNDVVRIVQQHLTKDPMAVIRGIRTVYNFNIGISHDEL comes from the coding sequence ATGTACGTTCAGGCTTGTGTTTGGATTGTTGCCCAAGTATTGTACTTAAACGTGATCAGTGGTTTTTCACATGGTAAACACAGTGATGTAAAGACTATTTTAGTGTTTGGTGGAAATGGGATGCTGGGTGCTTCTACTGTAGAGAGATTAATACAGGAGAACCACACACTCGTTCTTGTGAATAGAGGAAACTGGTACTGGGATACCGGAAAGTCTGTCCGCCCACATGTACGCCATCTGCAGTGTGACCGGATGCAGTCGCTCCAGCGATGTGCCGGCCTCCAACATTTTATATGGAGTCTTGATTCTCCCCCTATGTTTGACGCTGTCATAGATTTCAGTGCTTACCATGCGTTCGAAATAAGCGAGGCTTTGAACATGATGAATGGGAAAATCAAGcgttatatttatatcagtaGTGATTCTGTTTATGAAGTATGCAATAAAAGTCATTCGGGATTCACGCGGGAAGATGACGCTGTCCGGCCAGAAGCGAAAGTAGACCGGGAGCGGTATAGTGCCAACGATGACTACGGCAACCGGAAACTTGAATGTGAAGAGGTGCTTCGGTCGCAGGCGGACAGTGGCGGGATCCCGTATGTGGCCCTTCGTCTCCCTGACGTGGTGGGGACGCGGGATAACACTTACCGCTGGTGGATCTACCAGCTCTGGGTGCGGCTGGCCCGCTATCTGGACACGCCCCTCTCAGTCCCCAGGCGCCATTGGAACCAACCCATGAGTCTCGTGTACGCAGCTGACGTCGCTCAAACAATCATTGACGTCATATCATGGGGGGAGAAAGTGGACAACCAGGTGTTTAATTTAGCTATGGATGAAACGCCAACGTTGGTCAACTTTCTGCACCATCTAATGGACGCCCTGGAtatggaaaaaatgaaaatagaagaaGACGACAGGGAAGATGCATTCCACCTATACCCGTCCGTGCGTCTCGGGCCGGTAGACACGAATAAAGCAAAGAAACTGCTCAACTGGCAACCGACGTCTTGGAAAGACGTGGTGGACCTCACTGTGAAATTTTATGAAGATGCTATAAAACGTCCTGATTTTGAACGTGCTAGGAATGACGTTGTACGAATTGTTCAACAACACCTTACTAAGGACCCAATGGCTGTTATTCGGGGAATAAGAACtgtatacaattttaatatcgGCATCTCACACGATGAACTTTAA
- the LOC128228280 gene encoding peptidyl-prolyl cis-trans isomerase D-like has product MAEESTPAEETVATPNPRVYFDVEIGGNPVGRILFELYKKDVPKTVENFRALCTGEKGLGNSGKPLHFKGSIFHRIIKEFMIQGGDFTNADGTGGESIYGEKFEDEAFPYKHDVPGLLSMANAGPNTNGSQFFITTVATPHLDNKHVVFGKVLKGWNVVRALEYMEKEEEKPIKECRIADCGELAEGEDDGCVENDGTGDKYADWPIDAKIDFSQESSVVAIVTEVKEIGNKLYKEKDFLKAISKYEKCLRYLEKLSDDADLSEEKEKEIETTYSLPLHLNQAACKLQLKDFEGTVKDCDEVLDVSPDNIKALFRKGQALVNLKDWDNAEETLNKAASVDPNDKGIKREMERVRRAKVEEKAKEKQMYARMFAS; this is encoded by the exons ATGGCAGAAGAATCCACACCGGCAGAAGAAACAGTGGCGACTCCAAATCCACGAGTTTACTTTGACGTAGAAATTGGGGGAAACCCAG ttgGAAGGATCTTGTTTGAACTGTACAAGAAAGATGTCCCCAAAACGGTGGAGAATTTTAGAGCCCTATGTACTGGCGAAAAGGGGCTGGGAAACAGTGGAAAGCCGCTTCACTTTAAAGGGTCTATTTTTCATCGAA TTATTAAAGAATTCATGATCCAGGGAGGAGACTTCACAAATGCAGACGGTACAGGGGGAGAAAGTATCTATGGAGAAAAGTTTGAAGATGAAGCTTTTCCTTACAAG CATGATGTACCTGGTTTATTGAGCATGGCAAATGCTGGGCCCAACACAAATGGTTCCCAGTTCTTCATCACCACAGTTGCCACACCACACCTCGATAACAAGCATGTTGTGTTTGGTAAGGTGCTCAAAGGTTGGAATGTGGTTAGAGCCCTGGAATATATGGAGAAAGAAGAGGAAAAACCCATTAAG GAATGTCGTATAGCAGACTGTGGTGAGCTGGCTGAGGGGGAAGATGACGGATGTGTAGAGAACGACGGTACTGGAGACAAGTACGCTGACTGGCCCATAGATGCCAAGATCGACTTCTCCCAG gaaTCAAGTGTTGTTGCAATTGTTACCGAAGTAAAGGAGATAGGAAATAAGCTTTACAAGGAAAAGGATTTCTTGAAGGCAATATCAAAATATGAGAAATGTTTAAG GTACCTCGAGAAGCTGTCAGATGATGCGGACCTGAGTGAGGAAAAGGAGAAGGAAATTGAAACAACATATTCCCTGCCCCTCCACCTGAACCA AGCTGCTTGTAAGCTTCAACTGAAGGACTTCGAAGGCACAGTGAAAGATTGTGACGAG GTACTTGATGTTTCCCCTGACAACATAAAGGCCCTGTTCAGGAAGGGGCAGGCTCTTGTGAACCTGAAGGACTGGGATAATGCCGAG GAAACACTCAACAAAGCTGCTAGTGTTGATCCCAATGATAAAG GTATAAAGCGCGAGATGGAACGTGTGCGACGGGCCAAGGTGGAAGAGAAAGCAAAGGAGAAGCAGATGTATGCACGCATGTTTGCCTCCTGA